Proteins from a genomic interval of Thunnus maccoyii chromosome 1, fThuMac1.1, whole genome shotgun sequence:
- the LOC121900157 gene encoding agouti-related protein isoform X1: MFVSSQQEMIHVTRVLFPAFRDCWREAEDCGCCSSSSSSPVCDGGRMLGCLLLCCCFSLLRLSVALVHGNLQLDAEPAYLSDIERSHAPDPVRDPALLPVDSMEDHFLLDAGSYDEDSSAALQLQGRAMRSPRRCIPHQQSCLGYPLPCCDPCDTCYCRFFNAICYCRRVGHACPPRRT, encoded by the exons ATGTTTGTATCTTCACAACAGGAAATGATTCATGTAACAAGAGTTTTGTTTCCTGCGTTCAGAGACTGTTGGAGAGAAGCCGAGGATTGTGGGTGCTgtagttcttcttcttcttctcctgtttgTGACGGCGGCAGGATGCTGGgctgtctgctgctctgctgctgcttcagtctGCTGCGTCTCTCCGTCGCTCTGGTTCACGGAAACCTGCAGCTGGACGCCGAGCCCGCCTACCTGTCCGACATCG AGAGAAGCCACGCCCCCGACCCTGTGCGTGACCCCGCCCTCTTACCCGTCGACTCCATGGAGGATCACTTCCTGTTGGACGCGGGCTCCTATGACGAG GACTCCTCGGCAGCCTTGCAGCTGCAGGGTCGGGCCATGCGCTCGCCTCGCCGCTGCATCCCTCACCAGCAGTCGTGTCTGGGTTACCCGCTGCCCTGCTGCGACCCCTGCGACACCTGCTACTGCCGCTTCTTCAACGCCATCTGCTACTGCCGCCGCGTGGGCCACGCCTGCCCGCCGCGACGCACCTGA
- the LOC121904101 gene encoding chymotrypsin A-like isoform X1: MCFQRSGTNFLTHVVVNDVVMMMSPGCGTPAIPPVITGYSRIVNGEEAVPHSWPWQVSLQDYTGFHFCGGSLISENWVVTAAHCNVKTYHRVVLGEHDRSSNAEDVQVMKVGKVFKHPRYNGFTINNDILLIKLASPAQLNMRVSPVCLAETADNFPGGMKCVTTGWGLTRYNAPDTPPLLQQASLPLLTNDQCKRYWGNKISNLMICAGAAGASSCMGDSGGPLVCEKAGAWTLVGIVSWGSGTCTPTMPGVYARVTELRAWVDQTIAAN, from the exons ATGTGTTTCCAAAGATCAGGAACAAACTTCCTGACTCATGTTGTTGTTAATGATGTCGTTATGATGATGTCACCAGGTTGCGGCACTCCCGCCATCCCCCCCGTCATCACGGGTTACTCCCGTATCGTGAACGGCGAGGAGGCGGTGCCTCACTCCTGGCCCTGGCAGGTGTccctgcag GATTACACCGGCTTCCACTTCTGCGGAGGCTCCCTCATCAGCGAGAACTGGGTTGTGACCGCCGCTCACTGCAACGTCAA GACATACCACCGCGTGGTCCTCGGAGAACACGACCGTTCCTCCAACGCCGAGGACGTCCAGGTGATGAAGGTCGGCAAG gTGTTCAAGCACCCCCGCTACAACGGCTTCACCATCAACAACGACATCCTGCTCATCAAGCTGGCCAGCCCCGCCCAGTTGAACATGCGTGTTTCCCCCGTGTGCCTGGCCGAGACCGCAGACAACTTCCCCGGAGGCATGAAGTGCGTGACCACCGGCTGGGGCCTGACGCGCTACAACG ctcCTGACACCCCCCCCCTGCTGCAGCaggcctccctccctctgctgaCCAATGACCAGTGCAAGCGTTACTGGGGCAACAAGATCAGCAACCTGATGATCTGCGCCGGAGCCGCCGGAGCCTCCAGCTGCATG ggcGACTCTGGTGGCCCTCTGGTCTGTGAGAAGGCCGGCGCCTGGACTCTGGTCGGTATCGTGTCCTGGGGAAGCGGCACCTGCACTCCCACAATGCCCGGCGTGTACGCCCGCGTCACCGAGCTGCGTGCCTGGGTGGACCAGACCATCGCCGCCAACTGA
- the LOC121900157 gene encoding agouti-related protein isoform X2, producing the protein MLGCLLLCCCFSLLRLSVALVHGNLQLDAEPAYLSDIERSHAPDPVRDPALLPVDSMEDHFLLDAGSYDEDSSAALQLQGRAMRSPRRCIPHQQSCLGYPLPCCDPCDTCYCRFFNAICYCRRVGHACPPRRT; encoded by the exons ATGCTGGgctgtctgctgctctgctgctgcttcagtctGCTGCGTCTCTCCGTCGCTCTGGTTCACGGAAACCTGCAGCTGGACGCCGAGCCCGCCTACCTGTCCGACATCG AGAGAAGCCACGCCCCCGACCCTGTGCGTGACCCCGCCCTCTTACCCGTCGACTCCATGGAGGATCACTTCCTGTTGGACGCGGGCTCCTATGACGAG GACTCCTCGGCAGCCTTGCAGCTGCAGGGTCGGGCCATGCGCTCGCCTCGCCGCTGCATCCCTCACCAGCAGTCGTGTCTGGGTTACCCGCTGCCCTGCTGCGACCCCTGCGACACCTGCTACTGCCGCTTCTTCAACGCCATCTGCTACTGCCGCCGCGTGGGCCACGCCTGCCCGCCGCGACGCACCTGA
- the LOC121904101 gene encoding chymotrypsin A-like isoform X2 — protein sequence MAFLWILSCLAFAGAAYGCGTPAIPPVITGYSRIVNGEEAVPHSWPWQVSLQDYTGFHFCGGSLISENWVVTAAHCNVKTYHRVVLGEHDRSSNAEDVQVMKVGKVFKHPRYNGFTINNDILLIKLASPAQLNMRVSPVCLAETADNFPGGMKCVTTGWGLTRYNAPDTPPLLQQASLPLLTNDQCKRYWGNKISNLMICAGAAGASSCMGDSGGPLVCEKAGAWTLVGIVSWGSGTCTPTMPGVYARVTELRAWVDQTIAAN from the exons ATGGCCTTCCTCTGGATCCTCTCCTGCCTCGCCTTCGCCGGCGCCGCCTACG GTTGCGGCACTCCCGCCATCCCCCCCGTCATCACGGGTTACTCCCGTATCGTGAACGGCGAGGAGGCGGTGCCTCACTCCTGGCCCTGGCAGGTGTccctgcag GATTACACCGGCTTCCACTTCTGCGGAGGCTCCCTCATCAGCGAGAACTGGGTTGTGACCGCCGCTCACTGCAACGTCAA GACATACCACCGCGTGGTCCTCGGAGAACACGACCGTTCCTCCAACGCCGAGGACGTCCAGGTGATGAAGGTCGGCAAG gTGTTCAAGCACCCCCGCTACAACGGCTTCACCATCAACAACGACATCCTGCTCATCAAGCTGGCCAGCCCCGCCCAGTTGAACATGCGTGTTTCCCCCGTGTGCCTGGCCGAGACCGCAGACAACTTCCCCGGAGGCATGAAGTGCGTGACCACCGGCTGGGGCCTGACGCGCTACAACG ctcCTGACACCCCCCCCCTGCTGCAGCaggcctccctccctctgctgaCCAATGACCAGTGCAAGCGTTACTGGGGCAACAAGATCAGCAACCTGATGATCTGCGCCGGAGCCGCCGGAGCCTCCAGCTGCATG ggcGACTCTGGTGGCCCTCTGGTCTGTGAGAAGGCCGGCGCCTGGACTCTGGTCGGTATCGTGTCCTGGGGAAGCGGCACCTGCACTCCCACAATGCCCGGCGTGTACGCCCGCGTCACCGAGCTGCGTGCCTGGGTGGACCAGACCATCGCCGCCAACTGA